From the Bremerella alba genome, one window contains:
- the rpsF gene encoding 30S ribosomal protein S6 — protein MVGLSAQQVAASHSPIIFVDIRGVETLAAYVYEGMFILDSNRYGKDPSGVSGKINALVEKLGGEILVSRMWAEQRLAYPIDGHRRGTYWLTYFRMDSTKMEELNYACNISDDMLRYLFIKQDPRLVDMLIAHAEGHELAGDGDGEAAETSSDDSADDEKESSDTETAEETVEAAD, from the coding sequence GTGGTTGGCTTATCGGCCCAGCAAGTTGCGGCCAGCCACTCACCGATCATTTTCGTCGATATTCGAGGAGTTGAGACCTTGGCGGCTTACGTGTATGAGGGGATGTTCATTCTGGACTCCAATCGTTATGGAAAGGATCCCAGTGGGGTCTCCGGAAAAATCAACGCCCTGGTGGAAAAGCTCGGTGGCGAAATCCTGGTCAGCCGCATGTGGGCGGAGCAACGCCTGGCATACCCGATCGACGGGCATCGCCGCGGAACCTATTGGTTGACCTACTTCCGGATGGATAGCACCAAGATGGAAGAGTTGAACTACGCATGCAATATCAGCGATGACATGCTGCGTTACCTCTTCATCAAGCAAGATCCACGTCTGGTAGACATGCTGATCGCGCATGCCGAAGGGCATGAACTCGCTGGCGACGGCGATGGCGAAGCGGCTGAAACCAGTTCGGATGATTCCGCCGATGATGAAAAAGAATCGTCGGACACTGAAACTGCAGAAGAAACCGTAGAAGCTGCCGACTAA
- the dnaB gene encoding replicative DNA helicase produces MATGSKSKKRRYDDREQVTTSLLDNQPPCSIESEQCVLGSIILLPDVLDDVIMVLRPEDFYDEANKKLFEHMVDLHNSGRKIDITLLSEHLRDAGDWEFCGGAAYLATVARSVPHAAHAVSYAEIVRKKATSRNLIIAATDILQDAYQEAGKPEELIGRAEQKIFSILDGRDSRSMASMREIVTEAMERIDARLRGEANEDGVLTGFNDLDEMTSGFHGSQLLILAARPAMGKTAFAMNIAENIAVHNKVPVLFVSLEMGSVELCDRLLCSVARVNGHRLRNGTLSNEDRARLIEKSSLVGEAPLFVDDSPSRTVAEIAASARRIIRNEKRLGLVVIDYLQLIEPDNANDPRQEQVAKIARRLKGLAREMNVPILCLAQLNRQAEVSKDNKPKLSHLRESGAIEQDADVVMFVHREEYYHHGEEREQFAGQAEIIIGKQRAGPVGDIKLTWLKDFTRFENAFDREPDDFSAFNQGGEGGF; encoded by the coding sequence TTGGCCACCGGCAGCAAATCTAAGAAGCGGCGATACGACGATCGAGAACAGGTAACCACCAGCCTTCTTGATAACCAACCGCCGTGCAGTATCGAGTCGGAACAATGCGTGCTGGGCAGTATCATTCTGCTGCCCGACGTTCTGGACGATGTGATCATGGTCCTTCGTCCCGAGGACTTCTACGACGAAGCGAATAAGAAGCTCTTCGAGCATATGGTCGATCTGCACAACAGCGGCCGAAAGATCGACATCACGCTTCTCAGCGAACATCTGCGCGATGCCGGAGACTGGGAGTTTTGCGGTGGTGCCGCCTACCTGGCAACGGTTGCTCGAAGCGTTCCGCATGCTGCCCACGCGGTTAGCTACGCGGAAATCGTGCGAAAGAAAGCGACAAGTCGAAATCTGATCATCGCGGCGACTGATATCTTGCAAGATGCCTATCAAGAAGCTGGCAAGCCAGAAGAGCTGATCGGTCGAGCAGAACAGAAGATCTTTAGCATTCTCGACGGTCGCGATAGTCGCAGTATGGCCAGCATGCGCGAGATTGTTACCGAAGCGATGGAACGCATCGATGCTCGTCTGCGTGGTGAGGCGAATGAAGATGGCGTTCTGACCGGGTTCAACGATCTCGACGAAATGACGAGTGGTTTCCATGGCAGTCAGCTATTGATTCTCGCAGCTCGACCGGCCATGGGCAAAACGGCGTTCGCCATGAATATTGCCGAAAATATCGCCGTGCATAACAAGGTTCCCGTCCTGTTTGTCAGCTTGGAAATGGGTTCGGTCGAACTTTGCGATCGTTTGCTGTGTAGTGTTGCTCGTGTGAATGGTCATCGTTTGCGGAATGGAACGCTCAGCAACGAAGACCGAGCCCGCTTGATCGAGAAGTCATCACTCGTGGGGGAAGCCCCCCTGTTTGTCGACGACTCGCCGAGCCGAACCGTGGCGGAAATCGCTGCTTCAGCGCGACGTATTATTCGCAATGAGAAACGCCTAGGCTTGGTCGTAATCGATTATTTGCAGCTCATCGAGCCTGACAATGCCAACGATCCTCGACAGGAACAAGTGGCTAAAATTGCTCGGCGACTGAAGGGGTTAGCGCGTGAAATGAACGTGCCAATTCTCTGCCTGGCACAGCTCAATCGTCAGGCCGAAGTTTCCAAGGACAATAAGCCGAAGCTAAGTCACCTGCGTGAATCAGGCGCAATCGAACAAGATGCCGACGTTGTGATGTTCGTTCACCGTGAAGAATATTACCACCATGGTGAGGAACGCGAGCAGTTTGCTGGTCAGGCGGAAATCATCATCGGAAAACAGCGTGCAGGCCCGGTTGGTGACATTAAGCTAACGTGGCTCAAAGACTTTACGCGGTTCGAGAATGCTTTTGATCGCGAGCCTGACGACTTTTCGGCGTTCAACCAAGGTGGCGAGGGGGGCTTTTAG
- the ssb gene encoding single-stranded DNA-binding protein yields the protein MASFNRVILVGNLTRDIEVRYVSNGGLAVTELGLAVNDRRKNQTGEWVDETTFVDVTLWGRTAEIASEYLSKGAPVLIEGRLKLDSWETDGQKRSKLRVVGEKMQMLGGREGGGGGGSRGGSRPPQRQSQPQGGGGGNQGGSNDYDSYDDGSFGGSGSQGAADDDIPF from the coding sequence ATGGCAAGTTTCAACCGAGTAATTCTGGTCGGGAACCTGACACGGGACATTGAAGTCCGTTACGTTTCCAACGGGGGTCTGGCCGTCACCGAGCTGGGCTTGGCGGTCAATGATCGACGAAAGAATCAAACCGGCGAATGGGTCGATGAAACGACCTTTGTTGATGTGACCTTATGGGGCCGCACGGCAGAAATCGCCAGCGAATATTTGAGCAAGGGCGCGCCTGTTTTAATTGAAGGCCGGCTCAAGCTCGACTCGTGGGAAACGGATGGACAGAAGCGATCCAAGCTTCGCGTTGTCGGCGAGAAGATGCAAATGCTCGGCGGACGTGAAGGCGGTGGCGGCGGAGGAAGCCGTGGCGGCTCGCGACCCCCTCAGCGTCAATCGCAACCGCAAGGTGGCGGCGGTGGCAACCAGGGTGGTTCCAACGACTACGATTCCTACGACGATGGCAGCTTTGGCGGATCTGGATCCCAAGGGGCAGCCGACGATGACATTCCGTTTTAG
- the pth gene encoding aminoacyl-tRNA hydrolase encodes MKLVVGLGNPGKKYEGTRHNVGFDVLDTLSRRHSASQPKSKFNGQMTEVGVRGQKLMLLWPHTFMNKSGDSVRPAFDFYKLTLEDVLIVCDDFNLPLAKLRLKGKGSAGGQNGLADVIQKLGSDEVPRLRVGIGPPREGADVAGYVLSNFAKAEKPEMDVCIEQAASVVEDWAVLGLVPAMNQYNG; translated from the coding sequence ATGAAACTCGTCGTCGGGCTCGGAAATCCAGGCAAAAAGTACGAAGGTACGCGGCATAACGTCGGCTTCGATGTGCTGGATACGCTGTCTCGACGGCATTCAGCCTCGCAGCCCAAGTCGAAGTTCAACGGTCAAATGACTGAAGTTGGTGTTCGCGGCCAGAAGCTGATGTTGCTTTGGCCTCACACCTTCATGAATAAAAGCGGAGACAGTGTTCGACCGGCGTTCGATTTTTACAAATTGACGCTGGAAGACGTTTTGATTGTCTGCGATGATTTTAATCTTCCCTTGGCCAAACTTCGGCTGAAGGGAAAGGGATCGGCAGGCGGGCAAAACGGGCTGGCCGATGTCATTCAAAAGCTCGGCTCGGATGAGGTACCCCGACTGCGTGTCGGAATTGGGCCTCCCCGTGAAGGAGCAGATGTGGCTGGATACGTCTTGAGCAACTTTGCCAAGGCAGAAAAGCCAGAGATGGATGTATGCATTGAGCAGGCCGCTTCAGTCGTCGAAGACTGGGCTGTCCTGGGTCTCGTGCCTGCAATGAATCAATACAACGGATAA
- the rplI gene encoding 50S ribosomal protein L9, translated as MPTRSDKHKARPWKRLPKGKHGGIELLLIQSVDHLGKPGDVVEVRPGYANNYLIPQGLATVATTHHKRMVDKHKAKLAEIEKSRLAGLRAIADLLNRQSVTIEANANDEGHLYGSVGQVEIVAALKEQNFTVTPDQVRLQGPLKELGLYTVKIHLHAEIESELKVWVVPTVTGD; from the coding sequence ATGCCGACTCGATCTGATAAGCATAAAGCACGTCCTTGGAAGCGTTTGCCTAAAGGCAAGCACGGTGGTATCGAATTGTTGTTGATCCAATCCGTGGATCACCTCGGCAAACCTGGTGACGTCGTCGAAGTTCGTCCCGGTTACGCCAACAACTACCTGATCCCGCAGGGCTTGGCTACCGTTGCAACCACCCACCACAAGCGGATGGTTGATAAGCATAAAGCCAAGTTGGCTGAGATTGAAAAGTCGCGTCTGGCTGGTCTGCGTGCCATCGCCGACTTGCTGAACCGTCAAAGTGTTACCATCGAAGCCAATGCCAACGACGAAGGTCACCTTTACGGTAGCGTCGGTCAGGTTGAAATCGTGGCTGCTTTGAAGGAGCAGAACTTCACCGTGACCCCAGACCAGGTTCGCCTGCAGGGTCCGTTGAAGGAACTCGGTTTGTATACGGTCAAGATTCACCTTCATGCCGAAATCGAATCGGAATTGAAGGTTTGGGTTGTTCCGACTGTCACCGGCGATTAG
- the der gene encoding ribosome biogenesis GTPase Der, with protein MAVPQVVIIGRPNVGKSSIFNWLAGRRLAIVDDVAGVTRDRMVHLQKWNERFFEIVDTGGIGVNDVDNLTDEIERQIQIAIDSADVILFVVDVRSGMLPLDQQVAQRLRKIDKPVVLVANKSDAPHMDVEADQFYRLGRGKLVAVSTLQNRNKSELLDVIADRLPDVEAPQDPDDLPEMKVAIVGRRNVGKSTFVNTLAQADRMIVSEVAGTTRDSVDVRFEMDGKSFVAIDTPGLRRRVSVKTDVDYYSTHRAERSIRHADMSLMFFDASQQISKVDKQLVRYISDEFKPCIFVVNKWDLYNTQMPTERWATYLRETFPMMSHVPIAFITGQTGKNVKTVLNHAQMLYKQSLSRIGTGELNRILKEIIAHHPPPLHKNRKPKVYYATQVGVQPPTFVLMVNMPKAFSQSYQRYLISSFRDAVPFPEVPIKLYLKKRESSDKRDDFGKIGKPRDGSELSDEFLPDIDESADSSVVEEYDDANEEV; from the coding sequence ATGGCGGTCCCCCAAGTAGTTATCATCGGTCGTCCGAACGTCGGTAAATCCAGCATCTTTAATTGGTTAGCCGGTCGCCGGTTAGCCATCGTGGACGATGTCGCAGGCGTCACCCGAGATCGCATGGTCCATTTACAGAAGTGGAATGAACGCTTTTTCGAGATTGTCGATACGGGAGGAATTGGCGTCAACGACGTCGATAATCTCACCGACGAGATCGAGCGGCAGATTCAAATCGCCATCGACTCGGCCGACGTCATCCTGTTCGTCGTCGATGTCCGCAGTGGCATGCTTCCGCTCGATCAGCAAGTCGCGCAGCGTCTGCGAAAGATCGACAAGCCGGTCGTGCTAGTCGCCAACAAATCCGACGCCCCGCACATGGATGTCGAAGCCGATCAGTTTTATCGTCTAGGGCGAGGTAAGCTCGTCGCCGTCAGCACCCTGCAAAATCGCAACAAGAGCGAACTGCTGGATGTCATTGCCGATCGGCTTCCCGATGTCGAAGCCCCGCAAGATCCCGATGACCTGCCGGAAATGAAAGTGGCGATTGTTGGTCGCCGGAACGTCGGCAAAAGCACGTTCGTCAATACGCTCGCGCAAGCCGACCGAATGATCGTCAGTGAAGTGGCCGGGACGACTCGCGACAGTGTCGACGTCCGTTTCGAGATGGACGGCAAGTCGTTCGTTGCAATCGATACGCCGGGGCTTCGCCGCCGTGTAAGCGTGAAGACCGACGTCGATTATTACAGCACCCACCGTGCCGAGCGAAGCATTCGACATGCCGACATGTCGCTGATGTTCTTCGATGCCTCGCAGCAAATCAGCAAAGTTGATAAACAACTTGTTCGCTACATCAGCGATGAGTTCAAGCCGTGCATCTTCGTGGTGAACAAGTGGGATTTGTACAACACCCAGATGCCGACGGAGCGCTGGGCAACGTACCTGCGTGAAACCTTCCCCATGATGTCGCACGTGCCCATTGCGTTTATCACTGGGCAAACCGGTAAAAACGTGAAGACGGTACTCAACCACGCGCAGATGCTCTACAAGCAATCTCTCTCGCGGATTGGCACCGGCGAACTGAACCGGATCTTGAAAGAGATCATCGCGCATCATCCACCACCGCTACATAAGAATCGCAAGCCGAAGGTTTATTATGCCACGCAAGTTGGGGTGCAACCTCCCACATTCGTGCTGATGGTAAACATGCCCAAAGCATTTTCGCAGAGCTATCAACGTTATCTGATTTCCTCGTTCCGCGATGCAGTCCCGTTCCCCGAAGTCCCCATCAAGCTTTACCTGAAAAAGCGAGAGTCTTCGGACAAGCGAGACGATTTTGGTAAGATCGGCAAGCCTAGAGATGGCTCCGAACTCTCCGACGAATTCCTGCCAGATATCGATGAGTCGGCAGATAGTTCGGTCGTCGAAGAGTACGACGACGCCAACGAGGAAGTTTGA
- a CDS encoding protein kinase domain-containing protein yields MADLTAEEFAQRVIDFNLLEHRQVEQVWSELGTREVSLGEFQNLMLRKELLTNYQVERVIKGLRTGYFYGDYKVLYMIGTGTFARVFRTVHKDTGKVVAAKVLRRRFSEDPKRATQFMTEGELGKGLRHPNICPIYEVHSETSMYQQGTSYFLIIEFIEGQNLRDLLRIRGKFSPKEATQLMIDITSGLAYAAERGLTHRDLKTSNVLISSRGRAKLVDFGLAAFAEQVNEDGQASNPRTVDYAGLEIATNAPRDDPRSDIYFAGATYYHMLTGAIPLYETRDRQKRLAATRYLNVEPIAKVAPDLPRSVASVVLKAMETNPDRRYQTNGQMLMDLKMAAKRLELGDDSTAGEIRGKLAAQNEARIAKQFEGYNKTIMIVESNMDMQNVLRDRLKKYGYRVLVISDPQRALSRFVDDSSPADIIVFSAIDMGQAALESFNQFAQDIHTKDKPAVLIVKERQTAIRDAAELGENRAIMTMPVKVRELRKLIHELLKDPLDPDEADADAEEEAGTK; encoded by the coding sequence ATGGCTGATCTTACCGCTGAAGAATTCGCGCAGCGCGTTATCGATTTTAATCTTCTCGAACATCGCCAGGTCGAACAGGTCTGGAGCGAACTCGGAACTCGGGAAGTTTCGTTGGGTGAATTCCAAAATCTGATGCTTCGCAAAGAGTTGTTGACCAACTACCAGGTCGAACGCGTCATCAAAGGCCTGCGAACCGGCTACTTCTACGGCGATTACAAGGTCCTGTACATGATCGGTACTGGCACCTTCGCACGGGTTTTTCGCACAGTCCATAAAGACACCGGCAAGGTGGTTGCCGCCAAGGTATTGCGTCGGCGATTCAGCGAGGACCCCAAGCGTGCTACGCAGTTTATGACCGAAGGTGAACTCGGTAAGGGGCTGCGACACCCTAATATTTGTCCGATTTACGAGGTGCACTCAGAAACCTCGATGTATCAACAGGGAACCAGCTATTTCCTGATTATTGAATTCATCGAAGGGCAAAACCTGCGAGATTTGTTGCGAATTCGGGGAAAATTCAGCCCGAAAGAAGCGACCCAGTTGATGATCGACATCACCTCTGGCTTGGCCTATGCTGCGGAACGTGGCCTGACGCACCGTGACCTGAAAACCTCCAACGTCCTCATTTCATCGCGTGGCCGTGCCAAACTGGTCGACTTTGGCCTGGCCGCATTTGCCGAGCAAGTCAACGAAGACGGTCAGGCATCTAACCCGCGCACGGTGGACTACGCCGGACTCGAAATCGCTACCAACGCCCCGCGCGATGATCCCCGGAGCGATATTTACTTTGCCGGGGCCACCTATTACCACATGCTCACTGGCGCGATTCCACTTTACGAAACGCGCGACCGACAGAAGCGTCTAGCTGCCACCCGTTACTTAAACGTCGAGCCCATCGCGAAGGTCGCACCAGACCTGCCGCGTTCGGTGGCCTCGGTCGTGTTGAAGGCGATGGAAACGAATCCGGATCGTCGCTACCAGACCAATGGCCAAATGCTAATGGACCTGAAGATGGCGGCCAAACGACTGGAACTTGGCGACGATTCCACCGCTGGCGAAATTCGTGGAAAACTGGCAGCACAAAACGAAGCTCGGATTGCCAAGCAGTTCGAAGGCTACAACAAGACAATCATGATTGTCGAATCCAACATGGACATGCAAAATGTCCTGCGTGATCGTCTAAAGAAGTATGGTTATCGCGTCCTGGTCATCAGCGATCCTCAGCGAGCCCTTAGCCGATTTGTCGATGATTCGAGCCCGGCGGACATCATCGTATTCAGCGCGATCGATATGGGTCAGGCGGCCCTGGAAAGCTTCAATCAATTCGCCCAAGACATCCATACGAAGGACAAACCGGCCGTATTGATCGTCAAAGAACGGCAAACTGCGATTCGAGATGCAGCCGAACTCGGTGAGAACCGCGCCATCATGACGATGCCGGTTAAGGTTCGCGAACTTCGAAAGTTGATTCACGAACTGCTGAAAGATCCGCTCGATCCCGATGAAGCAGATGCTGATGCCGAAGAGGAAGCAGGCACAAAGTAG
- a CDS encoding arginyltransferase, translating into MSHRYGAKFIDVEESCPYLPDRLAVLPFYLTDFRAEPEAFDQALSEGVRRSGIFIYHTQCPGCDACEPIRIPVQDFVPRRRHRRVLKRAEAELRVEIGEPLIDEQRVDLYNKHKVGRGLGEPGSEIDLQSLKEFIGTTCCNSIEFRYYRSDELVGVAIADVGREAMSAVYCYFDSELSDLGIGNFSVLKQIEACREWGLKYLYLGFYVAGNAHMKYKANYLPHERRFDGKWQRFE; encoded by the coding sequence ATGAGTCATCGCTATGGGGCAAAATTTATCGACGTCGAAGAGTCGTGCCCCTACCTGCCGGATAGGCTGGCGGTGCTCCCGTTCTATCTGACGGACTTTCGGGCCGAACCAGAAGCTTTCGATCAGGCGCTATCCGAGGGTGTCCGACGGTCGGGAATCTTTATTTACCATACGCAGTGCCCAGGCTGCGATGCCTGTGAACCGATCCGTATCCCAGTGCAAGATTTCGTGCCGCGGCGGCGTCATCGTCGAGTTTTGAAAAGGGCGGAGGCTGAGCTTCGCGTCGAAATCGGTGAGCCGTTGATCGACGAACAGCGGGTCGATCTCTACAACAAGCACAAAGTCGGAAGAGGTCTCGGCGAGCCCGGCAGTGAAATCGATCTACAAAGTCTGAAAGAGTTTATCGGCACCACTTGCTGCAACAGTATCGAATTCCGCTACTATCGCAGCGACGAATTGGTGGGCGTCGCCATCGCCGATGTTGGTCGTGAAGCCATGTCGGCCGTCTACTGCTACTTCGATTCCGAGCTTTCCGACCTGGGGATCGGCAACTTTTCGGTACTCAAGCAGATTGAAGCTTGCCGTGAATGGGGGCTCAAGTATCTGTACCTTGGCTTCTATGTCGCTGGGAATGCACACATGAAATACAAGGCGAATTATCTGCCACACGAACGGCGATTCGACGGCAAATGGCAGCGGTTCGAGTGA
- a CDS encoding sugar phosphate nucleotidyltransferase → MGKRIAVVLAAGKGTRMQSEMPKVLFPVLGRPMIEYVLDALRAVGVEKVVCVVGYRADDVQKALESRNDVVFVEQKEQLGTGHAVQQCLDQLKSSDGGVVVLAGDSPLVQPSSLSKLFETFEEEGHACLLGTLKRNDPTGLGRIVRDDSGVFEGIIEEKDATPEQRTITEVNMSTYVFQTPRLVEALSRLSNDNAQGEYYLTDCPKILKGLGDKVDAVPVLKACEAYSINSREQLAEVERVMAEIGYNKS, encoded by the coding sequence ATGGGAAAGCGAATTGCAGTTGTTCTGGCTGCCGGAAAAGGGACCAGAATGCAGTCGGAGATGCCCAAGGTACTGTTTCCAGTCCTCGGCCGTCCGATGATCGAGTACGTCTTGGATGCTCTCAGAGCGGTCGGAGTCGAAAAGGTCGTGTGTGTGGTCGGATATCGCGCCGACGACGTCCAAAAGGCCCTCGAGTCTCGTAATGACGTTGTTTTCGTCGAACAAAAAGAGCAATTGGGCACCGGGCATGCAGTTCAGCAGTGTCTCGATCAACTGAAATCTTCCGACGGTGGGGTAGTCGTACTGGCAGGGGATTCACCGCTGGTTCAACCGTCGTCGCTGAGCAAGCTTTTCGAGACCTTCGAGGAGGAAGGTCACGCGTGCCTACTAGGAACGTTGAAGCGGAACGATCCAACCGGTTTGGGCCGAATTGTTCGTGACGACTCAGGCGTATTTGAAGGGATCATCGAAGAGAAAGATGCTACGCCAGAGCAGCGAACGATCACCGAAGTCAACATGAGCACCTATGTGTTCCAAACTCCACGGTTGGTCGAGGCACTTTCGCGACTGAGCAATGACAATGCCCAAGGGGAATACTATCTCACCGACTGCCCTAAGATCTTGAAAGGGCTTGGAGATAAAGTCGACGCGGTCCCGGTGCTGAAAGCATGTGAAGCGTATAGCATCAACTCACGCGAGCAATTGGCCGAGGTAGAGCGTGTGATGGCGGAAATTGGTTACAATAAGTCCTGA
- a CDS encoding uracil-DNA glycosylase → MDEPEIRRVLLQQAQAWQSSGVQLIAKQAGLELPRTPVAPPPNEPEMSAPQGASEMPKPKKTETISTAKPVAAPALPSSSDEPWPAAYAKLSAAKRQEELDQLQATVAGCTLCAELAKTRTQTVFGVGSAKARIAFFGEAPGADEDRLGEPFVGRAGKLLTQIIEACSFQRSDVYILNTLKCRPPGNRNPTTEENENCRPYFERQLEIIQPEYIVCLGRFAITNLLQSTAPIGKLRGQFHPYRGSKVVVTYHPAYLLRNPSAKKDVWEDMKMMLKDMGIAIPKP, encoded by the coding sequence ATGGACGAGCCTGAAATTCGCAGAGTTCTTCTTCAACAGGCACAAGCCTGGCAATCGTCCGGTGTGCAGTTGATCGCCAAGCAGGCAGGGCTCGAACTTCCCCGTACGCCTGTCGCCCCACCCCCAAACGAACCGGAAATGTCCGCACCGCAAGGAGCAAGCGAGATGCCCAAGCCTAAAAAGACGGAGACCATTTCCACGGCGAAACCCGTAGCAGCGCCAGCGCTTCCCAGTTCATCGGATGAGCCGTGGCCGGCGGCTTATGCCAAGCTCTCGGCGGCCAAGCGGCAGGAGGAACTGGACCAACTTCAAGCGACCGTTGCCGGGTGTACCCTTTGTGCTGAACTGGCGAAAACACGAACGCAAACGGTCTTTGGGGTCGGTAGTGCGAAAGCCCGGATTGCTTTCTTCGGCGAAGCCCCTGGAGCGGACGAGGATCGTCTAGGAGAGCCATTTGTCGGACGAGCCGGAAAACTCCTGACGCAGATCATCGAGGCCTGCTCGTTCCAGCGCAGCGACGTGTATATCCTGAATACACTCAAATGTCGGCCGCCAGGAAATCGAAATCCGACCACGGAAGAAAATGAGAACTGCCGTCCTTATTTTGAGAGACAGTTAGAAATCATCCAGCCAGAGTATATCGTTTGCCTGGGGCGTTTCGCGATTACGAATTTGCTGCAATCGACCGCACCAATCGGCAAACTCCGCGGTCAGTTTCATCCGTACCGCGGTAGCAAGGTGGTAGTCACGTATCACCCGGCCTACTTATTACGGAATCCCTCGGCCAAAAAGGACGTGTGGGAAGACATGAAGATGATGCTCAAGGATATGGGGATCGCGATTCCCAAGCCCTGA
- a CDS encoding co-chaperone GroES: MAKSTRSKVIEYVEPIGARVLVRKDEPKRTTKGGIALPDQAEIPTITGRIVAISTQIENNEDFPLRQYDRILFHPKDAIPVDFETDNQLFVVPVDDVVAVFRRDTGTKPPKED; the protein is encoded by the coding sequence ATGGCCAAATCGACCCGCAGTAAAGTCATCGAATACGTCGAACCAATTGGTGCCCGTGTCCTCGTACGCAAGGACGAACCGAAACGGACGACCAAGGGGGGCATCGCGTTGCCGGACCAGGCAGAGATCCCGACGATTACCGGGCGAATCGTGGCCATTTCAACGCAAATCGAGAACAACGAAGACTTTCCGCTTCGCCAATACGACCGAATCCTCTTCCACCCCAAGGATGCGATTCCGGTCGACTTCGAGACCGATAATCAACTGTTTGTCGTGCCGGTTGATGACGTTGTGGCCGTATTCCGCCGCGATACAGGCACTAAGCCGCCGAAGGAAGACTAA
- a CDS encoding ribose-phosphate diphosphokinase codes for MREIKIFSGRANPKLAEDVCNFLHLKLGRVSLGEFPDGEIQCKIDEDVRGRDVFLVQPTCPPVNNNLMELLVMIDSCRRASAERITAVIPYYGYARQDRKDEGRVPITAKLVADLITSAGADRVLTMDLHAAQIQGFFNVPVDHLNASPVLNHYFLSLGVPTEELCVVSPDAGSIKRAVNHHRRLNGELAIVDKRRTSAHETTTKNIIGGPVEGKIAVIFDDMISTAGSICGAAKVVHKAGAREIYIAATHGVLCGPAVARLQAAPIKELILTDTIPQKSQDLLTNMRVLSVAPLLGEAIKRIHNDESISALFRENIG; via the coding sequence ATGCGTGAGATCAAAATCTTTAGCGGTCGCGCTAACCCTAAGCTTGCGGAAGATGTCTGCAACTTCCTGCATCTGAAACTGGGGCGAGTTTCCCTGGGCGAGTTCCCAGACGGAGAAATTCAGTGCAAGATCGATGAAGACGTCCGCGGTCGCGACGTCTTTCTCGTTCAGCCGACTTGTCCGCCGGTGAATAACAATCTGATGGAATTGCTGGTCATGATCGACAGTTGTCGTCGTGCCAGTGCCGAGCGAATCACGGCGGTCATCCCCTATTACGGTTACGCTCGTCAGGACCGCAAAGATGAAGGACGAGTTCCGATCACTGCTAAGCTGGTCGCTGATTTAATCACAAGTGCCGGGGCAGATCGCGTGCTGACCATGGATCTGCATGCCGCTCAGATTCAGGGTTTTTTCAATGTGCCGGTCGATCACTTGAATGCCTCGCCGGTATTAAATCATTACTTTCTGAGCCTAGGCGTTCCGACAGAAGAGCTATGTGTGGTCAGCCCCGACGCAGGCAGCATCAAACGTGCTGTGAACCACCATCGCCGACTCAACGGCGAATTGGCAATCGTCGACAAGCGTCGAACAAGTGCCCACGAAACGACGACCAAAAACATCATCGGTGGGCCGGTCGAAGGGAAGATAGCCGTTATTTTCGACGATATGATCAGCACGGCAGGTTCGATTTGTGGTGCGGCGAAAGTGGTTCATAAGGCCGGTGCCAGAGAGATTTATATCGCCGCAACGCACGGAGTTCTTTGTGGCCCGGCCGTCGCTCGATTGCAAGCCGCGCCCATTAAAGAACTCATTCTGACCGATACAATTCCGCAGAAATCGCAAGATCTGCTGACCAACATGCGTGTGCTATCGGTCGCGCCACTCTTGGGCGAGGCGATCAAGCGGATTCATAACGACGAGTCGATTAGCGCTTTGTTCCGCGAGAACATTGGCTAA